Proteins encoded within one genomic window of Xylophilus sp. GOD-11R:
- a CDS encoding non-ribosomal peptide synthetase → MRFETLQALLPAQAREDRHVTLIEGEKEQRVLSFQQLRQRALGLLGALQRRSLGRGDLMILCLADNERFLEMFWACVLGGIVPVPLAPGSTDEHRRKLVRVFARLGKASVYIDRTSLDRLDGFAAENAFDPGLAAEVARLRGSAFAPGSLDIGEAPGQVVTVGADDLAFVQYSSGSTGEPKGVMLTHRNVTANIASIIEAAAFTDRDIALSWMPLSHDMGLIGFHLNMVAAGVSHAIMRTELFARRPLLWLEKASERKATVLCSPNFGYEHYLRQFALKKPTGLDLSAVRLVFNGAEPISPVLCRDFTAALAPCGLPANAMFPVYGLAEASLAVSFPRPGSALETVRLSRMALGIGSQVERVDGPGSVEFVCLGKPVPGTELGIVDEQGKALPGGTLGRLHIRGDNVSAGYFRNDEATAASRAPNGWLDTGDLGVFIDGQLVVTGRAKDLIIVNGQNYYPSDLEDIAAKVDGVEVNRVIAAGVMSPDNGSEVLALFVVHRMGVEAFTATSQALKAAMASQAGLDVGYVIPVNQLPKTTSGKLQRHAMVKAFEAGAYSAIIEELEATERAAAGGSAADGQHATVVERLLQVCQPLVPGQVIVADTNLLEINLNSLTLARIHEAIEQEFPQRIEITDLFEYPTLGQLASVLEKPHG, encoded by the coding sequence ATGCGATTCGAAACACTTCAAGCCCTTCTGCCGGCGCAAGCCCGGGAAGACCGCCACGTCACGCTGATCGAAGGCGAAAAAGAGCAGCGCGTCCTGAGTTTCCAGCAGCTTCGCCAGCGCGCACTGGGTCTGCTCGGCGCACTGCAGCGCCGTTCGCTCGGCCGCGGCGATCTGATGATCCTCTGCCTGGCCGACAACGAACGCTTTCTGGAGATGTTCTGGGCCTGTGTCCTCGGCGGCATCGTGCCGGTTCCGCTGGCACCGGGCAGCACCGACGAGCATCGGCGCAAGCTGGTTCGCGTCTTCGCCCGCCTGGGCAAGGCGTCGGTCTATATCGATCGGACGTCGCTCGATCGGCTGGACGGTTTCGCCGCCGAAAACGCTTTCGATCCCGGCCTCGCGGCTGAAGTCGCGCGCCTGCGTGGCTCGGCTTTCGCGCCTGGCAGCCTCGACATCGGCGAGGCGCCAGGCCAGGTTGTGACCGTCGGCGCCGACGACCTGGCATTCGTCCAGTACTCGTCGGGCTCCACCGGCGAGCCCAAGGGCGTGATGCTGACGCACCGCAACGTCACCGCCAACATCGCATCGATCATCGAGGCGGCTGCTTTTACCGACCGCGACATTGCCCTCAGCTGGATGCCGCTTTCGCACGACATGGGGCTCATCGGCTTTCACCTGAACATGGTGGCCGCCGGCGTGAGTCACGCCATCATGCGCACCGAGCTTTTCGCCCGCCGCCCCTTGCTGTGGCTGGAAAAAGCCAGCGAGCGCAAGGCCACCGTGCTGTGCTCGCCCAACTTCGGCTACGAGCATTACCTGCGCCAGTTCGCGCTGAAGAAGCCGACCGGTCTCGATCTGTCCGCCGTCAGGCTGGTCTTCAATGGTGCGGAGCCGATTTCACCGGTGCTCTGCCGGGATTTCACGGCCGCGCTCGCGCCGTGTGGTCTGCCGGCGAATGCGATGTTTCCTGTTTACGGCTTGGCCGAGGCCAGTCTCGCGGTCAGCTTCCCGCGTCCCGGATCGGCGTTGGAAACCGTGCGGCTCTCCCGCATGGCGCTGGGCATCGGCTCGCAAGTCGAGAGGGTTGACGGGCCGGGCAGCGTGGAGTTCGTCTGCCTCGGAAAGCCGGTTCCCGGCACCGAGTTGGGCATCGTCGACGAGCAAGGAAAAGCCCTGCCCGGCGGCACCTTGGGGCGCCTGCATATTCGCGGCGACAACGTTTCGGCTGGCTATTTCCGAAACGACGAGGCCACCGCGGCGTCGCGTGCACCCAACGGTTGGCTCGACACCGGCGACCTTGGCGTATTCATCGACGGTCAGCTCGTCGTAACCGGCCGGGCGAAGGATCTGATCATCGTGAACGGCCAGAATTACTACCCCAGCGACCTGGAGGACATCGCTGCCAAGGTCGACGGGGTCGAGGTCAATCGCGTGATCGCGGCCGGGGTGATGTCTCCTGACAACGGGTCCGAAGTGCTGGCGCTCTTCGTGGTTCATCGCATGGGTGTGGAAGCGTTTACCGCGACGTCGCAGGCGCTCAAGGCGGCCATGGCGAGCCAGGCGGGCCTGGACGTCGGCTATGTCATCCCGGTCAACCAGCTCCCCAAGACGACCAGCGGAAAACTGCAGCGTCACGCGATGGTAAAAGCCTTCGAAGCGGGTGCGTACTCGGCGATAATCGAGGAGCTCGAAGCTACGGAACGTGCGGCGGCCGGCGGCAGCGCGGCGGATGGGCAACATGCGACGGTGGTCGAGCGGCTATTGCAAGTGTGCCAGCCGCTGGTCCCGGGTCAGGTCATCGTCGCTGACACGAATCTGTTGGAAATCAACCTCAATTCCCTGACGCTGGCTCGCATTCACGAGGCTATCGAGCAAGAATTCCCCCAGAGGATTGAAATCACGGATCTGTTCGAGTACCCGACGCTCGGACAATTGGCATCGGTTCTCGAAAAGCCTCATGGCTGA
- a CDS encoding 4'-phosphopantetheinyl transferase family protein: MDAKADRSMPILVLIATEFEISPSLEARWLADLPAVRQTEISRWPDRKARHRSLIGSRLLLLSLRRFGYAEACLATLRHSPSSRPTLDLPLEFSLSHGDGRVVSAVSRTGPIGVDVEAVENLSAQAFGYFLNENERAWAGHDPRRFYSIWTRKEAVAKAAGRGLADVRSVDTGGAEQGAEFAGKHWQTVALPVGMHYVAHLACPMDRQLRDCLAIEQLSRHALEHGEFSVDSGETPDSRRPIRPFLH; encoded by the coding sequence ATGGACGCGAAGGCGGACCGGTCGATGCCCATCCTGGTGCTGATCGCTACGGAGTTCGAGATTTCCCCGTCACTGGAAGCGCGTTGGCTGGCGGATTTGCCGGCAGTCCGGCAGACAGAAATATCGCGCTGGCCCGACCGAAAGGCGCGGCATCGCTCCCTCATCGGCAGCCGCCTGCTCCTGCTGAGCCTGCGTCGGTTCGGATACGCCGAGGCGTGCCTCGCGACACTGCGGCACTCGCCCTCCTCCCGGCCGACACTGGACCTTCCGCTGGAATTCAGCCTGTCGCATGGTGACGGCCGCGTGGTCAGTGCCGTATCGCGTACCGGCCCGATCGGCGTGGATGTCGAAGCAGTGGAAAACCTGTCGGCCCAGGCGTTCGGCTACTTCCTGAACGAGAACGAAAGAGCATGGGCCGGTCACGATCCGCGTCGCTTCTATTCGATCTGGACCCGCAAGGAGGCCGTCGCCAAGGCGGCTGGACGCGGCTTGGCGGATGTGCGGTCGGTGGATACGGGTGGAGCCGAACAAGGCGCGGAATTTGCTGGCAAGCACTGGCAAACCGTGGCGCTCCCTGTGGGAATGCATTACGTCGCCCATCTGGCATGCCCGATGGATCGACAATTGCGCGATTGCCTGGCGATCGAGCAGCTATCGCGTCATGCGCTCGAGCATGGCGAGTTTTCGGTGGACAGTGGCGAGACGCCTGACAGTCGGCGCCCGATACGTCCTTTTCTACATTGA
- a CDS encoding cytochrome P450 translates to MAQAAVAPGPQERYDLDANDDCLPLLQQWLGQFGNTFAVPSQTRPGNALFINDPDDIRRVLLTQRANYVKGAGLERVRMLLGNGLIVSDGEHWARQRPMIQPAFLGNATRAFAPLIQSVNEALLARWAKKATSGEVIDITHELSAVALDIVLRALFSVDFDRLIESEGKSPFDFLADESERDLQFAVRFRGLTRFVRAIIEARRTEGRVESDWLSMMMQARDKASGEPMADRALLDESMTMIVAGHETTGSTLNWAWYLISQHPEVERELHRAIAGTAVPATAAAEGGEPDGGSYVERVLQEALRLYPPVWLFSRRAVKEDVLGGHEVMPGTDIFISPYLLHRSAEHWQNPDDFMPERFEPASAQGRHRFAYLPFSAGPRFCVGAGFAMAEMAMHMSMVASRFRMEYLGDGPAQPEFQINLRTRHPILMRLVARH, encoded by the coding sequence ATGGCACAGGCAGCAGTGGCGCCCGGCCCACAAGAGCGCTACGACCTCGACGCCAACGACGATTGCCTGCCGCTGCTCCAGCAATGGCTGGGGCAGTTCGGCAACACGTTCGCGGTTCCCTCGCAAACCCGCCCCGGCAACGCCCTGTTCATCAACGATCCGGACGACATCCGGCGGGTTCTGCTGACGCAGCGAGCCAACTACGTGAAGGGGGCGGGGCTCGAGCGGGTTCGCATGCTGCTCGGCAACGGCCTCATCGTCAGTGACGGCGAGCACTGGGCGCGGCAGCGCCCCATGATCCAGCCCGCATTCCTTGGCAACGCGACCCGCGCCTTCGCGCCGTTGATCCAGAGCGTGAACGAAGCCCTGCTCGCGCGCTGGGCAAAGAAAGCCACGAGCGGCGAAGTGATCGACATCACGCACGAGCTCAGCGCGGTCGCGCTCGACATCGTGCTGCGTGCACTTTTCAGCGTCGATTTCGATCGCTTGATCGAATCCGAAGGCAAAAGCCCCTTCGATTTCCTGGCCGACGAGAGCGAGCGCGACCTGCAGTTCGCCGTTCGTTTCCGGGGTCTTACGCGGTTCGTGCGCGCCATCATCGAGGCGCGCCGCACTGAAGGCCGGGTCGAGTCCGACTGGCTGTCGATGATGATGCAGGCGCGCGACAAGGCCAGCGGCGAGCCGATGGCAGACCGCGCCTTGCTCGACGAATCCATGACGATGATCGTCGCCGGCCACGAAACCACGGGCAGCACGCTCAACTGGGCCTGGTACCTGATTTCGCAGCATCCCGAAGTCGAGCGGGAGCTTCATCGCGCCATCGCCGGCACCGCCGTGCCCGCAACCGCCGCCGCCGAAGGTGGCGAGCCCGACGGCGGGAGCTATGTCGAGCGTGTACTGCAGGAGGCGCTGCGCCTCTATCCGCCGGTGTGGCTTTTCAGTCGCCGTGCGGTCAAGGAAGACGTGCTCGGCGGCCATGAGGTGATGCCCGGCACCGATATCTTCATCAGCCCCTACCTGCTTCACCGCAGTGCCGAGCACTGGCAGAACCCCGACGATTTCATGCCGGAGCGCTTCGAGCCGGCATCGGCTCAGGGTCGCCACCGTTTCGCCTACTTGCCGTTTTCCGCAGGCCCGCGCTTTTGTGTCGGCGCCGGGTTCGCCATGGCGGAAATGGCCATGCACATGTCGATGGTCGCCTCGCGTTTCCGCATGGAATACCTCGGTGACGGCCCGGCACAGCCCGAATTCCAGATCAATCTACGCACGCGCCATCCCATCCTGATGCGGCTGGTGGCGCGTCACTGA
- a CDS encoding phosphocholine cytidylyltransferase family protein, whose product MTRPERALILGAGQGSRLLPMTQQLPKCLLDLSGRSMLEWQLRGLFECGVQEAVVVTGFREDLVCEALTRITPRGMVVRTLFNPFYKLADNLASCWMARAEFDRPCLILNGDTLFEPEIARRLLSAPPAPITVTIDRKPQFDDDDMKVQTKDGRLCAIGKTLPADIVDGESIGFLRFDVEGGAMFVQELERNMRTPEGPGLWYLSAIHRLAQAGAHIGVASIEGLEWGELDFPADLAYVRELAGGWQGGNGRNAAQPQPTSVQTA is encoded by the coding sequence GTGACCAGACCAGAGCGTGCACTCATCCTCGGCGCCGGCCAAGGCAGCCGCTTGCTGCCCATGACGCAGCAACTTCCCAAATGTCTCCTGGACCTGAGCGGTCGCAGCATGCTGGAGTGGCAATTGCGCGGCCTGTTCGAATGCGGCGTCCAGGAAGCCGTGGTCGTCACCGGTTTTCGTGAAGACCTGGTGTGCGAAGCCCTCACCCGCATCACCCCGCGCGGCATGGTGGTGCGCACCCTGTTCAACCCGTTCTACAAACTGGCCGACAATCTGGCGAGCTGCTGGATGGCGCGTGCCGAGTTCGACCGCCCCTGCCTGATCCTCAACGGCGACACCCTGTTCGAGCCCGAGATCGCCCGCCGCCTGTTGTCGGCTCCGCCCGCCCCCATCACCGTCACCATCGACCGCAAGCCGCAGTTCGACGACGACGACATGAAGGTGCAGACCAAGGACGGCCGGCTGTGCGCCATCGGCAAGACCCTGCCGGCGGACATCGTCGACGGCGAGTCGATCGGCTTTCTGCGGTTCGACGTCGAAGGCGGCGCGATGTTCGTGCAGGAACTCGAGCGCAACATGCGCACGCCCGAAGGCCCCGGCCTCTGGTACCTGTCGGCCATTCACCGCCTCGCACAGGCTGGTGCGCACATCGGCGTAGCCTCCATCGAAGGCCTGGAATGGGGCGAACTCGACTTTCCGGCCGACCTCGCCTACGTGCGCGAACTCGCGGGCGGCTGGCAGGGCGGCAACGGCCGCAATGCCGCCCAGCCGCAGCCGACCTCGGTCCAGACGGCCTGA